The following proteins are co-located in the Phragmites australis chromosome 10, lpPhrAust1.1, whole genome shotgun sequence genome:
- the LOC133931413 gene encoding tyrosine-sulfated glycopeptide receptor 1-like, with protein sequence MIPLNLPCSSSNTNLPVPFFGLAFALLLSFASLTSSCTEQEKSSLIDFLDGLSPGGNGGLNVSWVNSTDCCQWEGITCSSGVVTDVFLASKGLRGSISPSLSNLTGLLHLNLSHNSLYGNLPMELVFSGSIIILDVSFNHLSGSLQERQPSNPGLPLQVLNISSNLFTGQFPSTTWEVMKNLVALNASNNSFMGQMPSSICIHAPSFAMLDLCYNQFSGSISPEFGNCSMLTVLKAGHNNLTGALPHELFSATSLNHLSFPSNDLQGVLDGSNLVKLGNLTVLDLGSTGISGKMPDSIGQLRRLEELHLDNNNMSGELPPALSNCTSLRYISLRNNSFGGDLSKVNFAQLDLRIADFSLNFFTGEIPESIYSCSNLIALRLAYNNFHGQFSPRIGNLRSLSFLSITNNSFTNITDALQKLKSCKNLTTLLIGTNFKTETIPQDEAIDGFENLQILAIDGCPLFGKIPLWLSKLAKLEMLDLSSNQLTGHIPSWINRLQLLFFLDISSNELAGDIPTALMNMPMLQSEKNAAQLDPKFLELPVYWTPSRQYRMLNAFPNALNLCNNKFTGIIPPEIGQLKRLDVLNFSSNRLSGEIPQQISNLTSLQVLDLSNNQLTGEIPSALSDLHFLSKFNVSNNELEGPVPTGWQFDTFTNSSYSGNPKLCGSILNVVCDSVRTSSAYMKKRHKKTIFALALGVFFGGLAILFLLGRLLLSIRSTKTANRNKGNSNRDIEATSFNSVSEHLCDMIKGNILVMVPRGKAESSNLTFSDILKATNNFDQQNIIGCGGNGLVYRAELPNGSKLAIKKLNGEMCLMEREFTAEVEALSMTQHENLVPLWGYCIQGSSRLLIYSFMENGSLDDWLHNRDDANSFLDWPTRLKIAQGAGWGLSYIHNTCKPRIVHRDIKSSNILLDREFKAYVADFGLSRLILPYNTHVTTELVGTLGYIPPEYGQAWVATLRGDIYSFGVVLLELVTRKRPVQVLTKPKDLVQWVREMRSQGKEIEVLDPVLRGRGHDEQMLKVLEVACKCINHNPCMRPTIQEVVSCLENVDVDLQGQM encoded by the coding sequence ATGATTCCACTCAATTTgccatgcagcagcagcaacaccaACTTACCCGTGCCTTTCTTTGGCCTTGCCTTTGCCCTCCTGCTCTCCTTTGCTTCTCTCACCAGCTCCTGCACCGAGCAAGAGAAGAGCTCCCTCATCGACTTCCTAGATGGGCTCTCGCCAGGCGGCAATGGTGGCCTCAACGTGTCTTGGGTGAACAGCACGGATTGCTGTCAATGGGAGGGAATCACCTGCAGCAGTGGAGTGGTCACGGATGTCTTTCTGGCTTCTAAAGGCCTCAGAGGGAGCATCTCACCATCTCTCAGCAATCTCACAGGGCTGTTGCACCTCAACCTGTCCCACAATTCACTCTATGGCAATCTACCGATGGAACTGGTGTTCTCCGGTAGCATCATCATCCTGGATGTCAGCTTCAACCACCTATCAGGTTCTCTGCAAGAGCGGCAACCCTCGAATCCTGGCCTGCCTCTCCAGGTACTGAATATCTCAAGCAATCTCTTTACAGGACAGTTTCCATCCACAACATGGGAAGTTATGAAGAATCTGGTTGCTCTTAATGCAAGCAACAACAGCTTTATGGGACAGATGCCATCTTCTATTTGCATCCACGCCCCATCATTTGCTATGCTTGACCTTTGTTACAACCAATTCAGTGGAAGTATTTCCCCAGAGTTTGGCAATTGCTCCATGTTGACAGTGCTCAAGGCTGGACACAACAACCTTACCGGGGCTCTACCTCATGAACTGTTCAGTGCTACCTCACTGAACCACCTCTCTTTTCCTAGCAATGATTTACAAGGAGTTCTTGATGGTTCCAACCTAGTCAAACTCGGTAATTTGACTGTCCTTGATCTTGGATCAACTGGGATCAGCGGCAAGATGCCAGATTCTATAGGGCAGCTGAGAAGATTGGAGGAGCTGCACTTGGACAACAACAACATGTCTGGTGAGCTGCCACCGGCCCTCAGTAACTGCACAAGTCTCAGGTACATCAGCCTCAGAAACAACAGTTTTGGTGGTGATCTTAGCAAAGTCAACTTCGCCCAGTTGGATCTGAGAATTGCAGACTTTTCACTGAACTTCTTCACTGGTGAAATTCCTGAAAGCATCTACTCATGCAGCAATCTAATTGCGTTGAGGCTAGCTTACAATAATTTTCATGGCCAGTTCTCACCAAGAATAGGCAATCTCCggtccctctccttcctttcaATTACCAATAACTCATTTACAAATATCACAGATGCGCTTCAGAAGCTCAAGAGCTGCAAGAACCTCACCACCCTGCTCATTGGAACAAACTTCAAGACTGAAACCATACCGCAAGACGAAGCAATTGATGGTTTTGAGAATCTTCAGATACTGGCCATAGATGGTTGCCCATTGTTTGGGAAAATCCCTCTTTGGCTGTCGAAGCTGGCAAAATTGGAGATGCTAGATTTATCAAGCAATCAACTTACTGGACACATACCATCCTGGATTAACAGACTGCAGCTTCTCTTCTTTCTAGACATATCAAGCAACGAACTTGCAGGGGATATCCCAACGGCATTGATGAATATGCCGATGCTACAATCTGAGAAGAATGCTGCTCAGTTGGACCCGAAGTTCCTTGAGTTACCTGTATATTGGACACCATCACGTCAATACCGCATGCTCAATGCTTTCCCCAATGCATTGAATCTATGCAACAATAAATTCACAGGCATCATCCCCCCGGAGATTGGTCAGTTGAAAAGGCTTGATGTCCTCAACTTCAGCTCCAACAGATTATCTGGAGAAATACCACAACAAATCAGCAACCTCACAAGCCTGCAAGTGCTGGACTTGTCAAACAACCAGCTCACAGGTGAAATCCCATCCGCATTGAGTGATCTGCACTTCCTCTCTAAATTCAATGTGTCTAACAACGAACTAGAAGGGCCAGTTCCAACTGGATGGCAGTTCGATACATTTACAAATTCTAGCTACAGCGGGAATCCCAAGCTATGTGGCTCTATTCTCAACGTCGTTTGTGATTCCGTACGAACAAGTTCAGCCTACATGAAAAAGAGGCACAAGAAGACGATTTTTGCACTTGCTTTAGGTGTGTTCTTTGGAGGGCTTGCCATCCTTTTCTTGCTGGGACGTCTTCTTTTGTCCATCAGAAGTACAAAAACTGCCAACAGAAACAAGGGCAACAGCAACAGGGACATAGAAGCAACTTCATTCAACTCTGTTTCGGAGCACTTGTGCGATATGATAAAGGGAAACATTTTAGTGATGGTACCTCGAGGCAAGGCAGAATCCAGCAATCTTACATTCAGTGATATCTTAAAGGCCACAAATAACTTTGACCAGCAGAACATTATCGGCTGTGGAGGCAATGGTCTAGTCTATAGGGCTGAGCTACCCAATGGATCAAAGCTTGCAATCAAGAAACTCAATGGCGAAATGTGCCTGATGGAAAGAGAATTCACAGCAGAGGTTGAAGCACTCTCCATGACACAACATGAGAATCTTGTGCCACTTTGGGGCTATTGCATCCAGGGAAGCTCGAGGCTCCTCATATATTCTTTCATGGAGAATGGAAGCCTGGACGATTGGCTTCACAACAGAGACGATGCCAACTCATTTCTCGACTGGCCAACAAGGCTCAAGATTGCACAAGGAGCAGGCTGGGGTCTTTCTTATATCCATAACACCTGCAAGCCTCGCATTGTTCACCGTGACATCAAGTCCAGCAATATCCTACTTGACAGAGAATTCAAAGCTTATGTTGCAGATTTTGGTCTCTCCAGATTGATCCTTCCTTATAATACCCATGTCACGACAGAGCTCGTAGGCACACTGGGTTATATTCCTCCCGAGTATGGGCAGGCATGGGTGGCCACGCTAAGAGGTGATATTTACAGTTTTGGAGTGGTTTTACTTGAGCTTGTCACACGGAAGAGGCCTGTCCAGGTCTTGACCAAGCCGAAGGACCTTGTCCAATGGGTAAGGGAGATGAGATCCCAGGGAAAGGAAATTGAGGTCTTGGATCCTGTACTCAGAGGAAGAGGGCATGACGAGCAAATGCTGAAGGTTCTTGAAGTCGCTTGCAAGTGTATCAACCACAATCCGTGCATGAGGCCAACCATCCAGGAGGTCGTGTCCTGCCTGGAAAATGTAGATGTGGACCTGCAGGGGCAGATGTAG
- the LOC133931105 gene encoding probable calcium-binding protein CML29: MDTVHVTDPNPCKTFNARLLSRTFDQNLDERDGDHKPALTLFTAVLASRRAGLYKHGNQLKNSGELGFVRARWQRRGAGRPLTVDFEALSYISGLVEAFQEFDSDKNGLVTGPELWGLLVSLGLDKSEAEAEACGMLASADADRDGRLQSAVPALEAAGGELMGADELARALGVMGTASVQDCAAIAECLDADGAITIEEFKVMADLL, translated from the exons ATGGA tACAGTCCATGTCACGGACCCGAACCCTTGCAAAACGTTCAATGCACGCCTGCTCTCACGGACGTTCGATCAAAATCTCGACGAACGAGATGGTGATCACAAGCCGGCTCTCACCCTTTTTACGGCCGTGCTTGCAAGCCGGCGAGCTGGGCTTTACaagcacggcaaccagctaaaaAACTCAGGCGAGCTGGGCTTCGTGCGCGCGAGATGGCAGCGCCGGGGCGCGGGGCGGCCGCTGACGGTGGACTTCGAGGCGCTGAGCTACATCAGCGGCCTGGTGGAGGCCTTCCAGGAGTTCGACTCCGACAAAAACGGCCTCGTCACGGGCCCCGAGCTCTGGGGCCTGCTGGTGTCCCTGGGCCTCGACAAGtccgaggccgaggccgaggcctgCGGCATGCTGGCAAGCGCCGACGCCGACCGCGACGGCCGGCTGCAGTCCGCGGTCCCCGCGCTCGAGGCCGCTGGCGGCGAGCTGATGGGCGCGGACGAGCTCGCCAGGGCGCTCGGCGTCATGGGCACCGCCAGCGTCCAGGACTGCGCGGCGATCGCCGAGTGCTTGGATGCCGACGGCGCCATCACCATCGAGGAGTTCAAGGTCATGGCAGACCTGCTCTAG